The DNA region cacccacccactcactgtCTGTGAGCCTCATAACTCTCAGTTTAAACCATGCTCCTGTCTGCATTGTCTTCTTTCCACAGGAAAAGCTGATGACTGCAGCGTTGTTGCCGTCCAGTCCTCTTCCAGGGTAATTGATGACATCATTAGCGGCCTGCCGAGAAAAGCGGGCCCTGGAACTGGAGGGGTGGCGGGACTCCAGCTCCCCTGCGTCCAGAGCGTCATGGTCGCTCGCGACGACGTCCACGCAGCCCTGCATTCCTTGGCTTCGGCGATAAAGAGCGGCAGGGCCAGGTCCAGGGGCTCGGCAGGCAGTGTGGGCTCGAGGAGGTCATCGGAGGAGTGTAACACAACTGTAGGGAGTAACTCCTCTCACGCCTCCCTGCCGCCCAGAAACAGGACCGTGCCTAAGATAGTCTACAGTATCACAGGGCCCGAGTCTGCCTCTAAGGATGCCCGGTGGGTGTGAGCTGCTTTGAGCTCCTGGTGGTGAAGAGGCATTAGGATATTTGGATGTATATGTTGTTAATAATCTGATAGGAAAAATGCTGATTAACAGCCATACTTGCTTACCTGTACGAGGATGGTCAGTTATTTAAAAGCACTACTTTTTTTCTTGAATGTCACAGCTGTACACATTTTTTGAAGCCAAATTTTGCTAAGTCAAGGACTGTATTATTTGCATGAAGGACTGGGGACAATTTTACCCAGTGCAAAATGTGGCTAATTTTAAAATACGGATATATTGATAGATTATTAAATTGTAACATActtattttgttttgaaagcATTAGGTGTTGTATGGAGCTGTAGATTTTGTATAACATAACAAATTGAAGACTTTGTatgaaaatatttgtatttttgcaCTTGACCTATTGCAccgcccatacacacacccttccgTTATACTGTAAGAAAAATAATGCCTTTTATTTTGTATGAAAACTCACTTTGTCCTGGTAAATCATGTAACATTGGTGTTTCAATATTAAATGTATATGCTTGTATTGTCATATTGTGTATGCTTTCAGTGTCTTGAGTGAGGATgacctttttgtttttgctggTAGGGCCTTACTTCTACACATTTATCAAATAACCTGTTTAGTGTTCTCATCATCCACATGTAAATGCACATGAAACCTGCATGATGAGCACAAATATTCAATGATTTATCATAATGATTAGACATCTTCCATTTTAAacctagtagtagtagtagtagctaTTGTGTAGTTCAGCCATACTGTTTTATGCAAGAATTCCAATGTGATACAACAAATAATATAAGTTGTATTGTGATCTACTGCGtaaatactatatatatgtTGATAAATGTTAATATAAGTCAGATACTGCGGAGAAAAAaatcatgcatgtgtgtcagtgagCATCACAAATAGCATGCACACTTCCACAGCAACTGGCAAGCTTTTACAACTCTTGTAAACGTCAAAATGGCTCTGAGAGCTTATCTGCCTGCTGTAAGGTGCTTTGGTGTTCAGATTCATGAGTGTGTTGAATGAGGTGTCATTAGTCACTCCTGAATGGTCGCCACTGTTATCTTGCACGCCCAAACTCCTTTTTCATTGTGAGCTTTTTCACCATATGGTCGGGCCCAGAGCAGTGCACAGTGCAGTCCCAGTACATCAGAGGGAGTaatggtttgtttttgttttgacgCCTGCAAGAGCTGGACCTCTTGTAGCTCTCACACTTGAATTTGTTTGAGTGTCTCTGAGGGCCTTACAGAATTACAATACAGGGGCAATTCAACATCACCACATCATGTTCTGTAATTGCAGACATTGGATTGGTAACCTGTGAAGTCAATCATGGAATTTAGCTTGACCACAGCGTTGCactcttttgtgtttgtatgatgGCTGTTTTCACATCAATGATGGAATGAGGTCCTAAATGGTTGGCTTGGGTGAGGGACATCATTTTATGATCTTGAGTGAACATAATGCTCGAAAAATATAGCAAAATATGGTGGTTTAAGACTGTACTGGAACCATATTTTGTGGTGAATGCCCCAGCCAAATACGCCTCTGTCATCTGCGTATGTAAACACTGCAGAACATGTGAAACACAGCGTGCAGCCTCTCCAGCCAGCGAACTTGTGGCTACACCCGCGCAGATCGAGCTAACCCCTCCTCGCGCTCTGTCAGCGCATCACTCAATGAATACTCAAACGCTGATATCATTTAGAAGGTCCCCATAAGTTTGCAGCAGGAGAACGGCGGCTACTTTGGATTTTGATATCTTTTTGCTGTTTTTGCAACTGTTACTTCAGTTAAGGACTACCGAACAGCTCTGGTGGGAGTTAGCGGTGGAATTTTAATGAAGGCAAAGTTTGTCTAATGTCGGACTCACTGAAACAAAGGCAAAACTCTACTTTAGCCATCGTTACATTTGAAAGACGCCCAGAGCGGTATTCAGGTAAGCCACTGTATTAGTTAACCTGGCGTTTCCTTAGTGCTGTAAAATGTGTTTACCAGTAAGTTTGTTGAATTGAACAAAGTGGTGAAAATCGAGTTCATTACGCACGGCGTTATCGCAGTGTTATAGCAGTTGATGTCAATTTAATTGCAGTTTCCTTCTTACAGTATGCTGTGGTTAAGTCTGATGCAGTGCGCTGTCATTGTGAGTATATTGGTTGTGTCATTATCTGAGGAGTCTAAAATGATATTTCTGCATTTTCAGTCTCATCTCATGTAAAACCGTTTCATTTCACAGGTTGGTTGTCTCCATTACTGCGTAAAAGGTAAAATTACACCTTTTCTATAGCAGTTTGTAGAGTCAGTGTCAGTGCCTAGCCTAATGGGTATACCATGTGTCATTAAGCTGTCATTAATTTAGCCTCAAAGAGAAAGTGACTTAGACATGAGAAAACAGAGTAACAGAGAAAGTAGAAAAAGAGAGTATCATCCAGGTTCTCTTGAACAGAAGAATGAAGTTGAACATGAATATATGCCAATCATTTTACTACACTTACACTTATGTTGCTACTCTTGAACTGCCATTACTGAATTTCATGTCATTTTGGTCTAACCTCAACTATGGCCATACAGGTTTCGTGCTGAGTGGAACCCATCATCTTCCTGTTGAGAACTACGATTATGAATTAGTGCCCAACCGCCTCAACTGGAGTGCAACACTGCAGGTCTGCGCCCAGAAGTCTGGCGCTCTGGCCAGGGTCTCCAGTGACATCGAGAACCGACAGCTGACCAAGTTTCTGCAGTCCCTCAACATCACTCAGCCTGTCTGGATAGCAGGCAAAGTCATGACACAAATAAATGGTGAGTCAAGTGTTTCAATTTCCTGCCAATTCGTTTGAATATCATCACCCTTTTTATTGACGTAAATGCTTCTCCCTCAACATAGGCTTGTGTGTGCTTAATTTGGAAATatggtgagtgtgtttttggAGCTGGGATGTTTAAACTGttaaaagagagaagaaagtgtTTCTTTGGTGTTTACAATCGACGTGTGACCACAGGGGAGCTTATGTAACATTGTTCCATTCATTTATgatacacattctctctctctctctctctctctctctgttctttcttGTTTTTGGTATAGATTTTCAGATGGCCCCAGTGCAATACTCCTTCATTCTGCAGTTTTCGGCACACTCGGACCAGAAGTCGGCTCGCCTGCTGCGCACCTTCCCTCGTATGAACGCGGTGACCATATGCTCCCAGGTCCTCTTTGAACTCGGTTGCCATGGAGTTTCCACTGTGTTCTCTTATTCCATACACTCATTCGCTAACGAGTTCCAGCTTCAGGCCCAGGTCCCGCCGTTGGAGGAGGGGGAGCCCCTCCAGTTCAAACTGCTGGTGCACGGCAATGTGGCCTTACCGAAGGCGTCGCTCCAGAACGACGGGACCTGGCATtcggtgtgtgtgagctggaggTCCGGTGGAGGGACCTGGGAAATCTGGACGGACGGGCTGCTCTTGGACCAGGGCCAAGGCCTCTACCCTGGCGAGGAATTAGGTAGCGGCGGTGTCTTTATTGTAGGCCAGGGGCAAGAAGGTAACGGCCAAGGAAAAAGGTTCCGGAGCGGAGAGGCCTTCTGTGGTAGTGTGACGCAGCTGCACGTTTGGGACCGGGCACTGGACGGACCTGAAATCCTAACCATGGAAAAAGACTGCTCACCCATCTCCCCTGGCCTGCATTATAAGTGGAACGCCTCGCTCCTAGAAATCGAGCCCTCTCTTAGGAATTACTGGGGGAACTCCCCATGTCAAGGTAAAAAAACAGACGAAGGCAAAGAAGGGGGGAAAGGAGGGCGGGGGAAAGTTTTAGGGTGGACTCACTTCATTTGAGCTAGATTACAGCATAGCTCTGCTCGCAAAGCCCTTCTTATGGGTGCACTGTTCAGAGTGGATTCCAACTCTGGATTTGAGGAAactttcctcctccctcttcctctctctctctctctctctctctttctctttgtctttctatcTTACTTTATCTTCCACtgctgttattttttttgttacGCCTTCCATACTGTCAATCTTTTCCCCTTCTTTTCTGACTGTTCTGTCCTCTTTGTCTTTtcttcttgtttttcttttgtcagCTTTCTTCCCCAGCCATTCTGTCATTCTCACTCttactctcatctctctctctctctctctctcttttttcctcttttcctagatatttctatctctctctgtctatctctcactgtctgtctggaCCCATATGAATACAGAGAACATTCGCCAAGTTGTAATTGGCAAACTCAACTCCTAATggttgtaaatatttcatgcaTGCTGTAATTCTGAATCCCACCCTTCAAAACAAACTGCTCGCTTCTGACATGGCCCAGAATGGTGAGTAATCGCCCCTCGGCTCTCATGATTCCCTTGGAAGGAGAACATATGGACAGATGTTTAGTACTCTGTATGCATCACTCAGGCGTAAGCGTTCTCCCTCTGGTTCTATGACATCATCGCAAATGATAGAAATCTGCACTTGGCCTACTAGCAATTCCTCTGCTCAAGATCCACACAGATGCTGTTGTTATTTGGAAAAGCTGTCTGTTTTTTGGTATTATGATgacgtttttttgtgtttatttattttgttgtatgtgtttatttattttttgcacagGGAACAGCAGCCTGCTCGCCAGCCAGATGTTACTCCCTGAGTTGGACGCAAACTGGCATTATCATAACTTCTCGTCACGTACTGTCCTCTTTCCCGACAGAGGGGCTTGTGTGACCCTAGATCCACTGAGTGGCAGCTGGGGACTGGATCGGTGCCAGACTCTCAAACAGGGCATCTGCCAGGTTCCGAAATGTAAAGCCATGCTGTGTTCTGCACACACTTTCAAACACACTTATTGGTAGACAAACCTAGCTTTACCTATCTCAGGCACCTGCTTACGATTTGAAAGTAGAcagtgtttagttttttttctggATTCATGATTCCTCTCTGAATCAAATTAGTATTTTACAGCCTTCACCAGTAATAAGCAGAGCATGGAAACATTAAACATTTCTATTGGTCTTCTTCATCGCCACTACCTCCAGTTTTGTATGTAAGAAAGTCTTTGACAAGTGTTCATTTCCACTGATAGCTTTGACAAAACAAATGGAAGAAATTGGAAATGATTAATGAAAATGATTAATAAATGGCTGGGTAATTAATTGCAGATGggagaaattaaattaaatgccAAGTCTAAATATGTTTTGTGTTACAATAATTCTCTTTTCAGTGGCAAGTATGCTTTCAATTTTGCCAAAGTTGGCAAGGTGGCAATATGTTGCTAGAATTAAATTATTATAGTATTGCATCTACAGACAGTGAAGAAGGCAAAGAAATTGTACTCCTCTATTAGTTTGGCTTTCGCTTTGGACATGTGTGTGATAAATGGGTAACATCTCTTTAACAtctctttatttttttccacgCCCTTGTCACAGCTGGGCTGGACACCTCTAGATTTCCAAGGACTGATTTGTTCTCAAAAGTGAGTGAGGATTCGTTGTCCACATTTGTAAGTTTCAGAGTTCCACCAGCTGGACTTTAACAGGTCACCCAAGTGTCAACAAACATAAGTTTCGCATGCCTTTATTAGTATTTTTTAGTCAGCCTTTGAACCTAATTTATATATTTGAATAAAAAGCTAATGGTTATAATAAATGAAATGGGACTGACAGTAATCCTACCTATTACCAGTAATATTGATAGGATGAATTGCTCTGCACCAATTGCTCCATTTGAAGTATATGTGTTGAGTATTTCTCTTGAGCAGCAAGTAGAATGCATTTGTACTTATTACACATATGGTGGCGGCATGTCTAGATTCTCTCAGTGTCCTCTCACCTCTAGCCAAAAATAACTTGAAAAACCGCACTCCCAAGCTTTTTTCTCTTgtgtattatattttattggACCATGTCCGCTAACACAGACGCGTTTCGGCCTAAGCCGTCATAAGTGTGACGCTGATGTGACACTGATGACGCACTGATGATGGCTTAGGCCTTAATGCGCCTGTGTTAGCGGTccaataaaatataatacacATGAGAAAAAAGCTTGGGAGTGCGGTTTTTCAAGTTATTTTTGATATTCCTGTTAACTCGTATCGGAAGTCGTTTTGTTTTGGGAGTTGAGGGCGCCTGCTTCACCACTCTCACCTCTAGCCCTCTGTtaattctcattctctctatcccaAAGGCGATTGAGGAGATTTACTTCAACTCGTCGGCGGCCACAGATCTCTCCAGACTCGGTGACCTCATTGGCGTGCTCCTCAGGGTCCTGGAGACCAGTCCCGGTGTGGTGAAGGCAAAAGATGTGCTGCACCTCACTGAGATGATCGAGCGGGCTGCCTCCGCCCAGATCTACTCTGCCAACGCCTCACGCGAGGCTGTCATGTCCTTAACTACAGACTACTTGAGGCTTGCAAGCGAGATGATTGCCCCAGACATGGCACTCAAGTGGATGGACTCCTCTGAGCCTGAAGTAAGTCAGTCTTATGAAACTCCCCTCAGAAACATGGTAGCTTCTTTATTCTTATATTAAGCTGTATTTAAtatgtaattatatatatatatatatatatatatatatacacaatagGTTAATTAACATGCTCTCCTTCATTTTCTCATGTTGTTTTTCTTATAGACTTCCCCCAAGCCATTTACTATAATACAAAGCATCGACAAGCTGACGTGGGCACTAGCTGATGTGCTATGGGAAGAAGGGAAAAGTTTCACTCTTTCAACTAAAAACATTGGTAAGGGATTAACACTATTTCAGATTAGTCTTCTCTTACAAAAGATACCCTAATTGCAGGCTCTTTGCCCGTCTTGTATCACTGCGCGTTCCATCCTCTAGCATTCTTCCCTTTTCTGTGTCCTTCCTTTCTCCTCTCGACCTTCGTCTCTCTCAGATGTGCACTTGGAGCCACGCAAGTTAACTCAGATGAGCTGTAGCTGTGTGTACAAGCCGTCTGCATATGGAagccagagcagcagcagccaggATGAGATCCTCATCCCCGACACAGAGGTGCAGAGACTCCATGCTCTAGGTGAGAGTAGCGCAGCACGCAGAGTGATTTACACTTGTACAGTCATAAGCACAAGCATCAGGACCAGGAGCATCTGTTCTTGACAGCAACTTGCAGTACTTCTTCTGTCAGCTCATGTAGAATGCTGTATCTGTGGCACACATCACAATGACCATTGTTGAGGAGACATTGTGCTGACTCTTTACTCTCTGTTGCTTTATAATACCCGGGCTACACCGGGTCTGGAAGTGAAGCATTCCGTTTTCGGagtgtaaaaatagttttagaaaactTGTTTATTCTTTTTAGAACGTACGCATCGCTATCACATCTGgagtagccagttccattgattacagtggaagctaattgttgcagcagacgacCCGCGAAAGGAACGCTTGAGTTATAGCCAATTTTGTCAGGCTTAACTTAGCGAAAAGAGAGTTACCAGATTTCAGATTTCTGttcagactccatatatgctgCTCCTTGAGTATGACTTGTGCTTTCTTCACTGATAGGCCACAGGAATGTCATGTTCATCCATGCCTACTACAGCCACCTCAAAGACCTTGAGGCTGATGAGGACCAGTCTCCCTCATCAGAAGACATGAAAATTGGTGAAAGGTGCGTATGCTCACTCCATTCTGAGAACAATGCTATAGGAAATATTTAGGGGGGTTTATAGCTGCGTGTTCCTGGTCATCATGTAAACCTTGTTGAAGATACTGTAGTTTGTGCACACAGCTAAATGGCGATGACTTGTACAAATTAGAAACCATGATCATCACTAGTTTATCATATATGTATTACTTGGTTAACTGCATAATTCTCAGTGTTTAACATGAATCACCTTCTATTTTTTCATTGTAATTTAATCACAGTTGAATGTGACTTAAGCACCCTCTAAATAATGTCCCTTCATGATTTGGAGATTTATTTAGAACTGTGTAACCGTGTGATCAGCCAAGTTAGAAGTGTCTAAGAAAAAAACACCCATTGCAAAATTGCGTCAAGAAATTGAAATAGTTTTTAGCATaagtcatattcaaattcattGTCTTGTGAACCAAACCAGAGCAGAAATATAAGTCACTCTTAATAAAATACAAGTAGATCAGTCTCAGTATGAAAAGTGTGCTATTCCTCAAACACAGCTTGTCTCTGAAGTGTGTTATCCTATCCTCACAGCCCCCAAACTGGTCATTTGTCCTCCGCGGTTATCTCAGCCACTGTTCGAGATGTCTCCAAATCAGCGAACGTCCCCGTGTCTGTCCACTACACCCTGTCCGCCGCAGGCGTGGTAAGCACGCTATCCAGGGTCTTATAAACCACCTGCTTCACTTTCTCCCTGCAGTCCTGGGTCGTAGATATGTCAAAGTATAAGAGATTGTTTGCTATTTCACAACTTGTAAATTTCATGGTGCTTCCCTGGGGATCGGTGCTTGGGCTTAGGGCCTGTTTCGGTCCTGTTGCTCTTGGCTCCAGAGAACAGAAAGGGAGTACAGTGAAAGAAAACATCTGTTTTTGTTATAGGTGGAGTATTCACGACTGGTCACACCCGTGTGCGTGTTCTGGAATTTCAGCCTGATGTAAGTATGACATCCTGCTCTTTTCTGTTCCACCCGGACCCCCGTCCACTCCGTTGCCATGACTACTCTTTCACTCCCGCTCTCATTTTGAAGAAAggtttattaatttaaaagtctgtttttttttctttatttctttcttttttctttactctttctgtattttcttttcttttcttatctatctatctatctatctatctatctatctatctatctatctgtctgtctgtttgtctgtctgtctttttatctgtctgtctgtctatccatctttttatctgtctgtctatccatctGTCTTTTTATCCGTTTATctatgtctatctgtctgtctgtctgtctgtctgtgtatctatcTTTTTATCTCCCGGTCTGCTTGCCTGTCCATTCATTCACCCATCTTTgtttcttttcccctctctgtgtCCACAGTAGAGGGTTTGGTGGTGACACATGCGTGGTAATGTCTCTGAGATAATCCTGCGGCTCCTCTGCTCGTTTGTGCAGGGCCGGTGGCCAGGCTTCCAGCTGGTCCAGTGAAGGCTGCTGGATGACCCAGTCGGACTCTGCCGGCACAACGTGCTTCTGCAACCACACCACCAACTTTGCTGTCCTCATGAATTACTTGGAGGCAACGGTAAAGGGAAAGTCATCTGCCCCAAAATATCAGCTATTGTTTCCATAAATATCAAACGCCTGATGTGGTTCAGAGGCGGGCATGCAGTTTGTCAATGCCAGGGTAACATTCCCCGTTAAATGAAAACCAGGCACAATGCAAATGACTCACTggtataatgtttttttttcccctctcgaTCACAAGATGATCTTTTGTTGACTGCTGGAGGTTGCACGTGTGAGCACTAGCAATAGCTTGGTAAATCCAATAGGTGGCAGTGTTGGCTCAGAGAAAAGTGATGTGGACATTGGTGGCTTCAAGGTGGTTATTTGGATGTGTTACAGTATTTCTCAGTGCTTTGGTGTATTTCTGGAATCATCATTAACATTTGCAGTTAgcgcatttctcaaaacaattagtgctaACTGTATTGAATAGTGGATTATCTGCAAATGCACTTTTCCTGctcaaaatgctttgtttatgtCACAAAAGGAAATATTTATACCAATGAATTGACAgtgcaatcaaaatgacaattcCTTATGCCATTCCTTATACCATGTCAAGATAGTCAAGATAGTTATAACAGCTAGTTCAACACTTTTGCATGCAATGATTCAAATGATGAAATAAGATCAATTTGTTTTATAGGGTAGGACTATTCAGCATGAAatcagtatagtgcattttgaccaacatgacagaaatgtaaaaaacagcagacatttcTACAAAATCAGTTTGCGTGGATGTACCAACACATTGCTGTTTGTTCAAGATGGAGAGAAACTGCTTTAATGATACGCACAAGTGACAAGATGATATTGCGTTTGAACAAGCAGTTTTGggaatttcaattctgatctgagaaatgtgccaaagcgactgagaaaaactgtaacaataatgtGTAACTTTGTTGTTTTGAAATAGGAAATAGTGATGCCTTGCACATTGTTCATTAGAAAATATTTACAGAGTATGTCATATTGACTGTCAACTGTCATATTGACAACAAGCCAAAAGAGTTTGACTATCTTGACATAAACGATGGCATCATGTCTTGTTTCATGCACTGTTTCATTGgcataaatatttgcttttgaggcataaactaagcattttgagcaagataCAGTACTTGTTtgtgcaggttatccactagtttgcactaattgttttgagaaatgcactaactgttgTGCAAATGTTTATTATGATTTGAGAAATGTgaaccaaagtgactgagaaaaactataAGTTTATCAGTAGACGTCTTAACACATTTTTCTCCAGACAATCCAAAGAATGCTTTAGGTGTCTGGCTTATTTATCATCTTTTTCTAAGATTGTATGTGGTGggtcttttttattttacaacagGTCAGGCCTTATGAGCCAagacatagtcacacacactggccctTTTGTCGGCTAAAAATTCGTTGAGAATTTACACAGCGACAAATTTAAGCCATTTGACTGACCAGCTAAACAGTTTTGAGCCGAAAATAGCACGGCTCTTGCACTGACTCTTGGCACTGTCCGGGGGGACTGACTGGCTCATTGAGCTGCAGAGTGAAGGGctgccaccaccactaccaccaccaaccAACCTGCAGGCACCCTGGCACACGCTCTCTGAGGGGGAGACACACTAACCACTTTTGGCTCAGCACTGGCTCTATCACCCACGGAGTCTGTAGTGCttggcctgagtgtgtgtttgtgtaagcgtgtatatgtatatgtatatgtatgtgtgtgtgtgtgtgtgtgtgtgtgtgtgtgtgtgtgtgtgtgtgtgtgtgtgtgtgtgtgccatcctCACATTTGAGCGCTCACTGTTAGTCACTGGACATTCTTGGGTTGAGTTTGTGTAGAttggtctgtttgtgtgtcccaACCGATAGAGCATGTTTGTATGCGTCAAGGTCATCGTTACAtctaaggttgtgtgtgtgtgtgtgtgtttgtcacagatctgtgtggttgtgtatctctccctctctctgcggttgtgtctgtgtggatttgtgtgtaaTCTCAGGGCAAAGCGAATGCTAATGTCAGCAGTGTGTTTTGACTGGCTGCCTCCTGTCTCCTTTTCCCCCTCTGCAGTGGAGCCCACAGGAGCAGAGTATTTTGACTAAGCTGACATTCATCGGCTCTGGGGCTTCGCTCTGTGCACTGATGGTGACCTTGATGCTGTTTACTGTACTAGagtgagtatctgtgtgtgtgtgtgtgtgtgtgtgtgtgtgtgtgtgtgtctgtctgtgtgtgtgtgtgtgtgtgtgtgtgtgtgtgtgtctatctgtctgtgtgtgtgtgtgtgtgtgtgtgtgtgtgtgtgtgtgtgtgtgtgtgtgtgtgtgtgtgtgtgtgtgtgtgtttgttgcacaGAGGAAAGCTGCCCCCGAAAAAT from Alosa alosa isolate M-15738 ecotype Scorff River chromosome 9, AALO_Geno_1.1, whole genome shotgun sequence includes:
- the LOC125300930 gene encoding adhesion G-protein coupled receptor D2, which produces MLWLSLMQCAVIVGCLHYCVKGFVLSGTHHLPVENYDYELVPNRLNWSATLQVCAQKSGALARVSSDIENRQLTKFLQSLNITQPVWIAGKVMTQINDFQMAPVQYSFILQFSAHSDQKSARLLRTFPRMNAVTICSQVLFELGCHGVSTVFSYSIHSFANEFQLQAQVPPLEEGEPLQFKLLVHGNVALPKASLQNDGTWHSVCVSWRSGGGTWEIWTDGLLLDQGQGLYPGEELGSGGVFIVGQGQEGNGQGKRFRSGEAFCGSVTQLHVWDRALDGPEILTMEKDCSPISPGLHYKWNASLLEIEPSLRNYWGNSPCQGNSSLLASQMLLPELDANWHYHNFSSRTVLFPDRGACVTLDPLSGSWGLDRCQTLKQGICQVPKSGLDTSRFPRTDLFSKAIEEIYFNSSAATDLSRLGDLIGVLLRVLETSPGVVKAKDVLHLTEMIERAASAQIYSANASREAVMSLTTDYLRLASEMIAPDMALKWMDSSEPETSPKPFTIIQSIDKLTWALADVLWEEGKSFTLSTKNIDVHLEPRKLTQMSCSCVYKPSAYGSQSSSSQDEILIPDTEVQRLHALGHRNVMFIHAYYSHLKDLEADEDQSPSSEDMKIGESPQTGHLSSAVISATVRDVSKSANVPVSVHYTLSAAGVVEYSRLVTPVCVFWNFSLMAGGQASSWSSEGCWMTQSDSAGTTCFCNHTTNFAVLMNYLEATWSPQEQSILTKLTFIGSGASLCALMVTLMLFTVLDIPKSDRTSIHKNLFVALTCAQVVLLCSGSAINNKVACTLVAALLHLFFMAAFSWMLVEGLLLWSKVVTVNLSEDRHMKYYYLIGWGLPVLIVTITLASASGRYAADGHCWLSVQNGVIWGFAGPVIFIIMVNIMVLARVVGITITTAKRRSLMMAVNSSPMEQAYEQSRAAVKAVLVLLPILGLTWLCGVLVPFSIVMAYIFVILNSLQGLFIFLIYGVYNTEVSLH